The sequence below is a genomic window from Streptomyces sp. NBC_00289.
CGCCTTGTGCTGGCGCCAGTTGTGGTTGATGTCGCAGTACTGGCACTCCTCCTTGGCGCCGAAGTACTGGCAGACCCGGAAGACGGTGAGGTAGATCAGATAGCCCCACTGGATGGTGGGGGCGACCTCCATGACCGACTTCCCGCTCGCGAGGGTGTGCCGGTAGTACTCGGGCATGGGCGGCACACCGACGTCGGAGATCCGCTTCCCGTCGAGGTAGAGCCCGAGCACGCCCTCCTCGTCCGCGGCCACACGGTACGGCGAGGACGGGTTGACCCGCACGGAGACGACGGTCCGGCGCAGGTCGTAGGGGCCGCCGGTGAGGATGATCTCCTCCGGCGGGCGCCGCAGCGCGGCCTCGCCCAGCTCGGGCAGGGTGCCGTGGTCGAAGCTGAAGATGAAGTACGACTTCGGCTTGACCTCGCCCTTCTCGTTGTCGCTCAGGGCGGACGGGTCGAAGGCCACCCCGCCACGGAGCAGGTCCTCCTTGAAGACTGCTTCCCGCGGTACGTGCGGGAAGCGCTCCATCAGATCCTCGACCAGCGCGGTACGGCTGCCCATCCGTAATCTCCTCCCGGCTCAGACGTACGACTCCTCACGGTATGCCCCCGCCTGCGCGCCGGCCGTGCCGGGTCCCCTTCCGGCGCGCGAGGTCTGCCGAAACGGACGACGACCGGCGCCCTGGCCGGTGGCGCCGGATGAGAGGGTCTGCTCCTACGCACTTTTCGGGAGGACGACAAGCATGACGGAGCCGGTCACCAACTGGGCGGGCAACATCACCTTCGCCGCCAGGGAGCTGCACCGCCCGCGTTCGCTCGACGCGCTCCGGGCTCTCGTGGCCGGCGGTGCGAAGGTGCGGGTGCTGGGCAGCGGACACTCCTTCAACGAGATCGCGGAGCCCGGACCCGAGGGCGTTCTGCTCACCCTGGACGCCCTCCCGGCCGAGGTGGAGGTCGACACGACGGCCCGTACGGTGCGGGTCGGCGGCGGCGTCCGGTACGCGGAGCTGGCCCGCCGGGTGCACGGGCACGGGCTGGCGCTGGCCAACATGGCGTCCCTGCCGCACATCTCGGTGGCCGGTTCGGTCGCCACCGGTACGCACGGCTCGGGCGTCGCCAACGGGTCGCTGGCGTCGGCCGTGCGCGAGGTGGAGATCGTCACGGCGGACGGCTCGACGGTCGTCGTCGCACGGGAGGACCCGCGTTTCGACGGCGCCGTCACGTCCCTCGGCGCCCTGGGCGTCGTCACCGCCCTCACTCTCGACCTGGAGCCGGGCTTCGAGGTCGAGCAGCACCTCTTCACCGAACTCCCGTTGTCGGGACTGGACTTCGAGACGGTGGCGGCCACGGCGTACAGCGTCAGCCTGTTCACCGACTGGCGGGAGCCGGGCTTCCGGCAGGTGTGGCTCAAGCGGCGCACCGACCAGCCCCTCGCCGCCTTCCCGTGGGCGGCGCCGGCCACCGAGGCGCTGCATCCGGTGCCGGGCATGCCGGCGGTCAACTGCACCGAGCAGTTCGGTGTGCCGGGGCCCTGGCACGAACGACTGCCGCACTTCCGGGCCGAGTTCACCCCGAGCAGCGGCACGGAGCTGCAGTCGGAGTACCTGATGCCGCGCCGGTTCGCCGCCGATATGCTGTATGCAATCGACGGAATCCGGGAGACGGTCGCCCCCGTACTGCAGACGTGCGAGGTGCGGACCATCGCCGCCGACGCGCAGTGGCTGAGCCCCTCCCACGGGCGGGACACCGTCGCGGCGCACTTCACCTGGATCGAGGACACGGCGGCGGTACTGCCGGTGGTACGGCGACTGGAGGAGGCGCTGGAGGCCTTCGACGCGCGGCCGCACTGGGGGAAGGTGTTCACCATGCCGGCAGCGGTGGTGCGCGGCCGGTACCCGCGCCTGGACGACTTCCGCACGCTGGCCCGGGAGCTGGACGCGGAGGGTAAATTCGCCAACGCGTTCCTCCGGGACGTACTGGACGACTGACTTTATAAAGCCCCTTTCCTAACCCCTTGTAGAAAGTCCCCGACTCCCCATAGCCTTGCGCCGCCGGTGCCGACATGCCCCGGTCTGCCTGAGTCGAAGGGACGGGGGCCGGCCCCATGAAGCGCACCTCTCGTGACATCCGCACCGCGAACCGCTACGAGGTGTTGCGCCAGCTCATCGCCGCCTCACCCACCTCCCGCCAGCAGCTGGCGGCGGCCACCGGACTGAGTCTGGCGACGGTCGCCACGCTGGTCGGCGAGCTGCTCGACCTGCGCATGATCACGGAGGTCGGGTTCGAGGACTCGGCGGGGGGCCGCCCCCGGGGTCTCGTGGCCGTCAACGCGTCGGGGGGCGCGTTGATCGGCGTCGACATCGCCGAGACGTACGTCCATGTCGAGCTCTTCGACCTCGCGCTGAACGTGCTGGCCCGCGCCGACGAGGACATGCGTCCCGGCGAGAGCCGCCCCGAGCAGGTGGTCGGCCATGTCGCCGCGGCCGTCGGCTCGGTGGTCGCGCAGGCCGGGATCGAGGGCGCGCGGGTGCTGGGGGTCGGGGTCAGCGTGCCGGGCCAGGTGGACCGCGACACCGGCATCTCGGAGTACGCGCCCAACTGGGACTGGCACGAGGTGCCTCTCCTCGACCTGCTCTCCGACCACATCGCCTACCCCCTCTACCTGGACAATCCGCTGCGCGCCTGCGCTGTGGCCGAGCTGTGGTTCGGTGCCGCGCGCGGTCGCGGGGACGCCGTGGTGGTCAACCTCGGGACCGGCGTGGGCGCCGGCCTCGTGCTGGGCGGCGGGCTGCACCGGGGAGTGAGCAACAGCGCCGGCGAGTGGGGGCACACCACGCTCGTGCTGGACGGGCGGCTGTGCCACTGCGGGAACCACGGGTGCGTGGAGACGTACGTCGGCGCGCCGGGCATCATGCTGAACCTGCGCGAGCTCAGCCCCGGCAGCTCGCTGCTGCATCCGGAGGACCAAACGGCGACCATCGACGCGCTGGCCCGCGGGGTCGCGGAGCACGATCCGGTGGCGCTCAAGGTGGTCCGCGACACCGCCCGCTACCTGGGCGCCGGCATCTCCGACCTGGTGAACCTGTTCAATCCCGAGGTGGTCGTGCTGAGCAGCTGGGTCGCCGCGGCCCTCGGCGCGCCACTGGTGGCCGAGGTGCGCGAGGCCGTCGCCCGGCACGCGCTGAAACGGCCCCTGGCCGCCACCGAGATCGTCCTCTCCCCCATCCCCACCGACCCGGTGTGCCTGGGCGCCGCGACCTTCGCCCTGGAGGGCGCGCTCCAGTCCGTGGGGCAGCGGAACGCGGCACGCACCACCCCCACGAGGAGACGTGTCGCACCGCCTTCGTGACGACCGGGGGACGCACACGACCCCGTGCCACCGGAGGCCGGGCGAAGGCCCTCCGGAGGTCTGACCGTCAGCTGGAGAAAGAGGTGCGGGCCGGCGGATTCGGCGGCCCGCACCTCCGTCACGTCCGGTATTCCGAACGCTGCGCAACGCTTCGCGCAGACTTCGTCCAACCCCTTGCCGAAGCCTTAGCCGAAGGTTAACGTCCCGCACCGCAAGCCCATTCGAGCCACCTGGCCGCAGAGCCGTGGAGCCACCGCCGTACTTCAGACAAGGACGTCACCATGTCGGCAATGAGCAGCAACTGGGACCGCCGATCACTCTTCAAGGCCGCCGCGGGCCTGGCCGCCGCCGGCACGCTGGCCGCGTGCGGCAGCAACAACGGCCGCAGTGACAGCGGGGGTTCGGGCACGAACCTCACCCAGTTCTTCCACGCGTACGGCGAGGCGGGGACCGAGCAGGCCATCAAGAAGTACGCGGCCGCGTACGACAAGGCCAAGGTGAACACGCAGTGGATCACCGGTTCCGACTTCGAGAGCAAGCTCTTCGCGACCCTGCTCACGAAGAACGCGCCGGACCTCTTCGAGTTCCACCCGCAGATCCAGCTCGTGAAGAGCGGTCAGGTGGCCGATCTGACCGACATCATCGATCCGGTCAAGGACGACTTCAACCCGGCCGACATCACGTCGCACACGGTGGACGGCAAGATATACGGCGTCCGCATGATCGACGACCCGCAGTTCTTCTTCTACCGGCCCTCGCTGCTGGAGAAGGCCGGCGTCAAGGTGCCCACCACCCTCGACGAGCTGATCGAGGCGGCCGCCAAGCTCACCACGAGCAAGGTCAAGGGCCTCTTCCTCGGCAACGACCTGCACGCGGTCATCAACCCGATGATATGGTCCGCCGGCGCCGACACCCTCGACGACAAGAACCAGATCGCCTACCACACGGACGGCGTCATCGAGGGCATCAAGAAGATGCGCACGCTGTTCACCAGCGGTGACCTGCTGCTCGACGCCCCGGCCGACTACTGGGACGCCTCCGCGCTCAACCAGGGTCTGTGCGCCATGCAGTTCTGCGGCATGTGGGCGATGCCGCAGTTCCAGCAGACGCTCGGCGACGACATCGGCGTCTTCCCCTTCCCGAAGGTCACCGACAGCGGCAAGCCCTCGGTGTACAACGGCGGCTGGTCGATGTTCGTCAACGCCAAGGGCGAGAACGTCGAGGCGGCCAAGGCGTACGTCAAGTGGCTGTGGCTCGACCAGAAGACGTACCAGGAGGACTGGGCGACCTCGTACGGCTTCCACATCCCGCCGCGCACCTCGATCGCCGCGTCCGCCACGAAGCTCAAGTCGGGTCTGCCGGCCGAGGGCGTCAAGCTCTTCACGGACTACGGCCACTTCGACAACATCGGCTGGACCCAGGCCATGATCACCGCACTGGAGGACGTGTTCGCCAACTCCGTCCGCAAGGGCGGCGACCCGGAGGCCTCGCTCGACAAGGCCGACAAGACGGTCAACCGCGAGCTCAAGAAGCTCTTCGGATAGACCGGCGGACGGACTGCGACATGTCGACGACCACCACGCGCGACCTCGCGCGCCCCGCCCCGGCGAAGGCCTCCAAGGCCAAGCCGCGGCGGGGGCTGCGGGGCAGCAGCACCTTCAACTTCTGGCTCTTCACCGGCCCGTTCCTCGTCGGGCTCGTGATCTTCGTCTACGTTCCCATCGGCTGGAGCATCTGGCTCAGCTTCTTCGAGGCACGCTTCACCGTCACACCGGACAAGTTCGTCGGCTTCGAGAACTACCGGTTCATGCTCGACGACAACGACTTCGTCGGCTCCCTCGGCACCTTCACGGTGTTCGCCGCGTTCATCGTGCCGACCACCTGGGCGCTCTCGCTGGGCCTGGCCCTGCTGGTGAACCGGCTGCGCTTCATGCGGGCGTTCTTCCGCTCGGTCTTCTTCCTGCCGACCGCGTGCAGCTATGTCGCCGCCTCGCTGATCTGGAAGATGTCCATCTTCAACGGCGTCCGCTTCGGCCTCGCGAACACCGTCATCGGCTGGTTCGGCGTCGACAACATCGCCTGGCTCGCCAACCCCGACCCGCCCTGGTACTGGCTGGTCATCCTCACCGCCCGGCTCTGGCTGCAGTCCGGCTTCTTCATGATCCTGTTCCTGGCGGCGTTGCAGAACATCCCGTCCGAGCTGTACGAGGCCGCCGCGATCGACGGCGCCAAGCCCGGCTGGCAGACCTTCTGGTACATCACGCTGCCCCAGCTGCGGGCGACCTCGACGGCGGTGGTCCTGCTGCTCCTGGTGGCCGCGTACCAGGCCTTCGACGAGTTCTTCAACCTCCTGTCGAAGACCACCTGGGGCCGGCCACCGCTGGTCGAGCTGTACTACACCGCCCTGGGCCAGAACCAGGACTACGGCGCGGGCAGCGCCGGCGCGGTGATGCTGACCCTGCTGATCGTCATCGTGACCCTGTTCCAGGGCAAGCTCATGGGATTCGGAAGGGGTGACGAGTCCAAGTGACCACCACCGCACCCGAGGTGAGGAAGACCCCGCCGTCGGCCGGAGAGCCGGCGCGCAGGCGGCGCGGCGCGGTCATGGGGTCCACCGGCCTCTACATCGCCACCGGCGTCGCCGCCTTCCTGTTCCTGATCCCGTTCTATCTGCTGGTCCGCAACTCCCTGTCGACCGACCCCGACATCACCGGCGAGAACTGGAAGTTCTTCCCCACCGACATCCAGTGGGACAACATCACCGAGCCGTTCCGCGACACCACGGTCGACTTCGGCCAGTCGATGGTCAACTCGCTGATCGTGGGCGTCCTGCACACCATCGGCACGCTGCTGGTGTGCTCGCTGGCCGGCTACGGCCTGGCCCGCATCCCCTACCGGCACGCCAACAAGATCTTCTACGCCGTCCTGTTCACCCTGATGGTGCCGGCCGCGGTCACCTTCGTGCCGAGCTTCGTGCTGGTCTCGTCCCTCGGCTGGGTCGACAGTTACCGGGGGCTCATCATCCCGGGCCTGTTCAGTGGTTTCACCTGCTTCCTCTTCCGGCAGTACTTCCTGGGGTTCCCCAAGGAGCTGGAGGAGGCGGCGCGGGTGGACGGGCTCGGCTACTGGGGCGCGTACTGGCGCGTCGTGGTGCCCAACTCGCTGAACTTCTTCGCGGCGATCGCGACCATCACCTTCATCAACGGGTGGAACTCCTTCCTGTGGCCGCTGGTCATCGGCCAGGATCCGAGCGCGTGGACCGTCCAGGTCGCCCTGTCCTCGTACATGACGAACCAGACGGTCAACTACCACCTGATCTTCATGGCCACCGCCATTTCCATCCTGCCCCTGCTGTTCGTGTTCCTCTTCCTCCAGCGCTGGCTGGTGCAGGGGATCGCGCAGACCGGCATCAAGGGCTGACGCCTTCTTCCCGAAACCTGGAGACCGATGTCTTTCCGCACCACCACGGCCGACTATGTCGAGGACGTCTCACCGGGCAGCGGTGCCCTGCCGCCCCGCGCCTGGTACGCGTCCTCGGACGCGAAGTCCCTGTCGCTGAACGGCAGCTGGCGTCTACGGCTGTCGGCGACGGCCGACGCCGAGGACGACTCGTTCGCCGAGGAGGGGTACGACGCCGGGGACTGGGCGGAGGTCGTGGTCCCCGGACACTGGGTTCTCCAGGGCGACGGGGCCTTCGGGTCCCCGATCTACACCAACCACCTCTACCCGTTCCCGGTCGACCCGCCGCACGTGCCGACCGACAATCCGACCGGCGACCACCTGCGGGTCTTCGACCTGCCGGACGACTGGCCCGCCGGACCTGACGCGGGCGGCGCCGTGCTGCGCTTCGACGGGGTCGAGTCCTGCGCCCGCGTCTGGCTCAACGGCACGGACATCGGCGAGTTCAAGGGCTCCCGGCTGGCCCACGAGTTCGCGGTCGGCCATCTGCTGAAGGCCGAGGGCAACGTGCTCGCGGTCCGGGTCCACCAGTGGTCCGCGGGCTCGTACCTCGAGGACCAGGACCAGTGGTGGCTGCCGGGCATCTTCCGTGACGTCACCCTCCTGCACCGTCCGGCGGGCAGCGCGCTCGACTTCTTCGTGCACGCCTCCTACGACCACCGCTCGGGCGAGGGCACCCTGCGCGTCGACTCCGACGTCGACGGGCGGGTGACCGTGCCCGCCCTGGACATCGATGTCGCGACCGGCGACGCGGTGACGGTCCCGGTCCTGCCGTGGACGGCGGAGACGCCCCGGCTGTACGACGGCGAGCTGGTGACGCAGGGCGAGCGGGTGCCGTTGCGCGTCGGCTTCCGGACCGTCGAGCTCGCCGACGGCCTGATCAAGGTCAACGGCAGTGCGATCCTCTTCAAGGGGGTCAACCGGCACGAGTGGCACCCGGAGCGGGGCCGCGCCCTCGACCTGGAGACGATGCGCGAGGACGTGCTGCTGATGAAGCGGCACAACATCAACGCCGTCCGGACCTCGCACTACCCGCCGCACCCGGCCTTCCTGGACCTGTGCGACGAGTACGGCCTGTGGGTCATCGACGAGTGCGACCTGGAGACCCACGGTTTCACCGAACAGGGCTGGCGCGACAACCCGGTGGACGACGACCGCTGGACCCCGGCGCTCCTGGACCGCGCGGCCCGCATGGTCGAGCGGGACAAGAACCACCCGTCCGTCGTCATCTGGTCCCTCGGCAACGAGGCCGGCACCGGCCGCGGCCTGACCGCCATGGCCGAGTGGATCCACGGCCGGGACTCCTCACGGCTCGTGCACTACGAGGGCGACTGGGACTGCCGCGACACGGACATGTACTCGCGCATGTACGCCTTCCACGCCGAGGTCGAGACGATCGGCCAGAACCTCGACGGCGGGACCGGGAAGCGGCGCGAACTGCCCTTCATCCAGTGCGAGTACGCACACGCCATGGGCAACGGCCCCGGCGGACTCGCCGACTACCAGCGGCTGTTCGAGAAGTACGAGCGACTCCAGGGCGGCTTCGTCTGGGAGTGGATCGACCACGGCATCAGGCACCCGGAGCTGGGCTACGCCTACGGCGGCGACTTCGGCGAGGAGCTGCACGACGGCAACTTCGTCTGCGACGGACTCGTGTTCCCCGACCGGCGGCCCTCCCCCGGTCTCGTGGAGTACCAGAAGGTCATCGAGCCGGTCCGCATCGACGGCGACGGCTCGGACGGCACCGTCCGCGTCACCAACAGGTACGACTTCGCCGACCTGTCGGGGCTCGCCTTCGAGTGGTCGTACCAGGTAGACGGCGAGACCGTCGAGGCCGGCACGCTGTCCGTGCCGTCGCTCGCGCCGGGCGAGGCGGCCGACGTGAAGCTGCCCGAACCGCCCGGGGACGCGCGCGGCGCCGAGACGCAGTGGACGGTGAGCGCGCTGCTGGCGGCCGACACCGCATGGGCGCCGAAGGGGCACCGGGTGGCGTGGGGCCAGTTCCCCGTCGCCCCGCGGGCGCTGCCGTCCCTCGCCACCACCGCCCGGCCGCTGCGCGGCAAACGGCGGATCACCCTGGGCCCGGCCCGCTTCGACGCCCGTACCGGTGTGCTCCACTCGGTCGGCGGGATCGAGGTGAGCGGGCCCCGCCTGGACGTGTGGCGCGCCACCACCGACAACGACGAGGGCGCCGAATGGCAGTCGGACACGCGCTACGCGGTCCTGTGGCGCACGCTCGGCCTGCACCGCATGCAACACCGGCTGGACGCGGTGGAGTTGGCGGAGGACGCGCTGACGGTACGGACCCGGGTGGCGCCGGCCGCCCGGGAGGTGGGCCTCGCCACGGTGTACCGCTGGACCTCGGACGGCGACCGGCTGCGGCTGACGGTGTCCGTGAAGCCCGAAGGCGAGTGGACGCTCCCGCTGCCCCGGCTCGGCGTCCGCCTCGGACTGCCCGGCACCGCGGACCGGGTGCGCTGGTTCGGCGGCGGCCCCGGCGAGGCGTACCCGGACACCGGGACCGCTTCGGTGGTCAACCGCTGGGCGTCCACGGTCGACGAACTGCAGACGCCGTACGTGCGCCCGCAGGAGAACGGTGCCCGCGCCGACGTCCGCTGGGCGGAGATCGGGGGCCTGCGCATCGAGGGCGACCCGCGGTTCTCCTTCAGCGCGCGCCGCTGGACGAACGAGCGGCTGGACGCGGCCGCCCACCTCACCGACCTCACGCCCGGGAACGAGGTGTGGGTCAACCTCGACCACGCCCAGCACGGCATCGGCTCGCAGTCCTGCGGCCCGGGCCCGCTGCCGCAGTACTTCCTGCGGGCCGAACCGACCGAGTTCTCCTTCGTGTTCTCCGTTCTCGACCGGTGAGACGGGCGGTGTTCCCGACCGGTGTTCTCGACCGGTGTTCTCGACCGGTGTTCTCGACCGGTGTTCTCGACCGGTGAGATAACCGATTGACCGATTGATCGACATCTTGCCAAGGTCGTGGGGTTCTTCGCGGCCGGCCGGCTCCTCAGCCGGCCGGCCGCCTTTCCCTGTGGAGGTCGACCGAGTGACAGCCGGCATCGAGGTACGCGGCCTCTCCCGCACCTTCCACACCACCGTGCGACGCCCCGGTCTCGCCGGCGCCCTGCGCTCCCTGGTCGACCCCGAGCGGGTCGCCAAGCACGCCGTCCGCGACATCACCTTCGACGTGGCCCCCGGCGAACTCCTGGCGCTGCTCGGCCCGAACGGCGCCGGCAAGTCCACCACCATCAAGATGCTGACCGGCATCCTCACGCCCACCTCCGGTGAGGCCCGGGTGGCGGGCGTGCGGCCGTACGAGGAACGCGAGCGCAACGCCCGTAACATCGGGGCGGTGTTCGGGCAGCGCACCCAGCTGTGGTGGGACCTCCCGGTGCGCGAGTCGTTCGCGATCCTGCGGGACATCTACGAGGTGCCGAAGGCCGAACACGCGGCCCGGCTGGCCGAGTTCGACGACATCCTGGCCCTGTCCTCCTTCTGGGACACCCGGGTCCGCCACCTCTCCCTCGGCCAGCGCGTCCGCTGCGACCTCGCCGCCGCCCTGCTGCACGACCCGCCGGTCGTCTTCCTCGACGAGCCCACCATCGGCATGGACGTGGTGGTCAAGGAGCAGGTGCGGGAGTTCCTGCGCCACCAGGTCGAGGAACGCGGCCGTACGGTCCTGCTGACCACGCACGACATGACCGAGGTGGAACGGCTCGCCGAACGGGTCGTCCTGATCAACCACGGCCGGCTCGTGCTGGACGGCGGCCTCGACGAGATCCGCCGCAAGTTCGGCTCGACCTGGCAGGTGCGGGCCACACTCGCCGATCCGCACACCGAGGTGGCGCCGCTGCCGGGCATCGCCCTGCTGCGACAGGACGGCCCCCGGGTCGTCTTCGGGCCCGAAGCGGCCGACGGCCCCGGTGCCCCGACCGTCCACCAGGCGCTGAAGGCGGTCATCGAGCGGTACGAGGTGAGCGACATCGCGCTCGACGAGGCGGACCTCGAGGACGTGATGCGGGCCGCGTACGCCCAGGCGGGAGACGCGTGATGGCCGTCCTGCACGCCTGGCGCGCCGCCCGGGTCACCCCGCTCGGCGAACTGCACACCCCGCCCCGGATCACCGCCGCGCTGCTCCGACTAACCGTGCAGGTGGTGCTGGTGGCGTCCCTGTGGCGCGGCCTGTACGCCCACACCGGCAGCACCGCCGGACTCGGCCGCGACCAGGCGGTGACGTACGCGGTGCTGGCCGTACTGGCTTCCCGGCTGCGGGAGCTGGACCAGTTCACCGGCCGGGACACGGTGATCCAGCACATGCACTTCGGCACCATCGTGTACTGGTACCTGCGCCCGCTGTCCCCCGGGCGCTACTACGCCCTGCGCGCCCTCGGCGAGCAGCTCTACG
It includes:
- a CDS encoding FAD-binding protein, with product MTEPVTNWAGNITFAARELHRPRSLDALRALVAGGAKVRVLGSGHSFNEIAEPGPEGVLLTLDALPAEVEVDTTARTVRVGGGVRYAELARRVHGHGLALANMASLPHISVAGSVATGTHGSGVANGSLASAVREVEIVTADGSTVVVAREDPRFDGAVTSLGALGVVTALTLDLEPGFEVEQHLFTELPLSGLDFETVAATAYSVSLFTDWREPGFRQVWLKRRTDQPLAAFPWAAPATEALHPVPGMPAVNCTEQFGVPGPWHERLPHFRAEFTPSSGTELQSEYLMPRRFAADMLYAIDGIRETVAPVLQTCEVRTIAADAQWLSPSHGRDTVAAHFTWIEDTAAVLPVVRRLEEALEAFDARPHWGKVFTMPAAVVRGRYPRLDDFRTLARELDAEGKFANAFLRDVLDD
- a CDS encoding ROK family protein, whose product is MKRTSRDIRTANRYEVLRQLIAASPTSRQQLAAATGLSLATVATLVGELLDLRMITEVGFEDSAGGRPRGLVAVNASGGALIGVDIAETYVHVELFDLALNVLARADEDMRPGESRPEQVVGHVAAAVGSVVAQAGIEGARVLGVGVSVPGQVDRDTGISEYAPNWDWHEVPLLDLLSDHIAYPLYLDNPLRACAVAELWFGAARGRGDAVVVNLGTGVGAGLVLGGGLHRGVSNSAGEWGHTTLVLDGRLCHCGNHGCVETYVGAPGIMLNLRELSPGSSLLHPEDQTATIDALARGVAEHDPVALKVVRDTARYLGAGISDLVNLFNPEVVVLSSWVAAALGAPLVAEVREAVARHALKRPLAATEIVLSPIPTDPVCLGAATFALEGALQSVGQRNAARTTPTRRRVAPPS
- a CDS encoding ABC transporter substrate-binding protein, which codes for MSAMSSNWDRRSLFKAAAGLAAAGTLAACGSNNGRSDSGGSGTNLTQFFHAYGEAGTEQAIKKYAAAYDKAKVNTQWITGSDFESKLFATLLTKNAPDLFEFHPQIQLVKSGQVADLTDIIDPVKDDFNPADITSHTVDGKIYGVRMIDDPQFFFYRPSLLEKAGVKVPTTLDELIEAAAKLTTSKVKGLFLGNDLHAVINPMIWSAGADTLDDKNQIAYHTDGVIEGIKKMRTLFTSGDLLLDAPADYWDASALNQGLCAMQFCGMWAMPQFQQTLGDDIGVFPFPKVTDSGKPSVYNGGWSMFVNAKGENVEAAKAYVKWLWLDQKTYQEDWATSYGFHIPPRTSIAASATKLKSGLPAEGVKLFTDYGHFDNIGWTQAMITALEDVFANSVRKGGDPEASLDKADKTVNRELKKLFG
- a CDS encoding carbohydrate ABC transporter permease; amino-acid sequence: MSTTTTRDLARPAPAKASKAKPRRGLRGSSTFNFWLFTGPFLVGLVIFVYVPIGWSIWLSFFEARFTVTPDKFVGFENYRFMLDDNDFVGSLGTFTVFAAFIVPTTWALSLGLALLVNRLRFMRAFFRSVFFLPTACSYVAASLIWKMSIFNGVRFGLANTVIGWFGVDNIAWLANPDPPWYWLVILTARLWLQSGFFMILFLAALQNIPSELYEAAAIDGAKPGWQTFWYITLPQLRATSTAVVLLLLVAAYQAFDEFFNLLSKTTWGRPPLVELYYTALGQNQDYGAGSAGAVMLTLLIVIVTLFQGKLMGFGRGDESK
- a CDS encoding carbohydrate ABC transporter permease — encoded protein: MTTTAPEVRKTPPSAGEPARRRRGAVMGSTGLYIATGVAAFLFLIPFYLLVRNSLSTDPDITGENWKFFPTDIQWDNITEPFRDTTVDFGQSMVNSLIVGVLHTIGTLLVCSLAGYGLARIPYRHANKIFYAVLFTLMVPAAVTFVPSFVLVSSLGWVDSYRGLIIPGLFSGFTCFLFRQYFLGFPKELEEAARVDGLGYWGAYWRVVVPNSLNFFAAIATITFINGWNSFLWPLVIGQDPSAWTVQVALSSYMTNQTVNYHLIFMATAISILPLLFVFLFLQRWLVQGIAQTGIKG
- a CDS encoding glycoside hydrolase family 2 TIM barrel-domain containing protein yields the protein MSFRTTTADYVEDVSPGSGALPPRAWYASSDAKSLSLNGSWRLRLSATADAEDDSFAEEGYDAGDWAEVVVPGHWVLQGDGAFGSPIYTNHLYPFPVDPPHVPTDNPTGDHLRVFDLPDDWPAGPDAGGAVLRFDGVESCARVWLNGTDIGEFKGSRLAHEFAVGHLLKAEGNVLAVRVHQWSAGSYLEDQDQWWLPGIFRDVTLLHRPAGSALDFFVHASYDHRSGEGTLRVDSDVDGRVTVPALDIDVATGDAVTVPVLPWTAETPRLYDGELVTQGERVPLRVGFRTVELADGLIKVNGSAILFKGVNRHEWHPERGRALDLETMREDVLLMKRHNINAVRTSHYPPHPAFLDLCDEYGLWVIDECDLETHGFTEQGWRDNPVDDDRWTPALLDRAARMVERDKNHPSVVIWSLGNEAGTGRGLTAMAEWIHGRDSSRLVHYEGDWDCRDTDMYSRMYAFHAEVETIGQNLDGGTGKRRELPFIQCEYAHAMGNGPGGLADYQRLFEKYERLQGGFVWEWIDHGIRHPELGYAYGGDFGEELHDGNFVCDGLVFPDRRPSPGLVEYQKVIEPVRIDGDGSDGTVRVTNRYDFADLSGLAFEWSYQVDGETVEAGTLSVPSLAPGEAADVKLPEPPGDARGAETQWTVSALLAADTAWAPKGHRVAWGQFPVAPRALPSLATTARPLRGKRRITLGPARFDARTGVLHSVGGIEVSGPRLDVWRATTDNDEGAEWQSDTRYAVLWRTLGLHRMQHRLDAVELAEDALTVRTRVAPAAREVGLATVYRWTSDGDRLRLTVSVKPEGEWTLPLPRLGVRLGLPGTADRVRWFGGGPGEAYPDTGTASVVNRWASTVDELQTPYVRPQENGARADVRWAEIGGLRIEGDPRFSFSARRWTNERLDAAAHLTDLTPGNEVWVNLDHAQHGIGSQSCGPGPLPQYFLRAEPTEFSFVFSVLDR
- a CDS encoding ATP-binding cassette domain-containing protein yields the protein MTAGIEVRGLSRTFHTTVRRPGLAGALRSLVDPERVAKHAVRDITFDVAPGELLALLGPNGAGKSTTIKMLTGILTPTSGEARVAGVRPYEERERNARNIGAVFGQRTQLWWDLPVRESFAILRDIYEVPKAEHAARLAEFDDILALSSFWDTRVRHLSLGQRVRCDLAAALLHDPPVVFLDEPTIGMDVVVKEQVREFLRHQVEERGRTVLLTTHDMTEVERLAERVVLINHGRLVLDGGLDEIRRKFGSTWQVRATLADPHTEVAPLPGIALLRQDGPRVVFGPEAADGPGAPTVHQALKAVIERYEVSDIALDEADLEDVMRAAYAQAGDA